Part of the Pseudomonadota bacterium genome is shown below.
CTCCCGGCACATGCGCCGAGACCACTCCAAAGAAACTCTCTCCGATATAAAATGCAAAGGTCGCGGTACGATTAACAACGCGTGAAGAGAGTAGCTGTCCCCCCGCTCCGAAGGTCTCGTAGCGGTGGTCTCCGGTGCCGGTTTTGCCCCCGATCGTATAAAACTGGCCATCCGAACGGGCAAAGGAGTGGAAAACCCTACGCGCCGTTCCGGACTCTACCACGGAGCGCATCGCGCCGCGTAGGGCTTGAGCAATCTCAGGTTTGAGAACCCGTTCTCCGGCCGTCTTATTATCAACCCTGCGCAGATTAGTTTCGTAGGGTGTTTCAGAGGCGAGCTTAAGTTCATCAAGCCGCACGAGGGGATAACGCATCCCGTCATTGAGGATAATTCCAACCAGCTCTGCCAGCGCTACCGGCCTGTCTCCAGAGCTACCGATAGCAGAGGCGAGTGAGGGAACCATAGAATTAAATGGGTAACCCATCTTGTGCCACTGTTTGTGGATCTCAAGGAACGATTCGACCTCCTGCAACGTTCGAATGCGACTATCCTGAGCTTTGACGCGCGGAGTTTTAAATAGCCACTCATATACCTGTTGCCGCTCGTTACTACTGGCGGCTAGCGCAGATTCTAAAGTTGCTTCAGGGGTGTCCTGTAGATATTTTACTAGCCACAGCTCAAGGGGATGTATGCGCGCCAGAAAGCCCTGGTCATTAAGATTGAATTTGCCAGGTTTAAACTCTCGGTACCATTTATCAATCAGTTCGAGGGAGATGTTTGTGCTAGCAAGAACCTCTTTAAGAAAAGCCGCCATAGTATCTACCGAAGCCTCGGGCCGAACGTAGCGGAACATCACGGCCGCATGGCGCGCAGAGGTCCTTGTACCCTTGATCAGCCCGTTTAGTAGCTCCTTGCTGGGCTTACCGCGGTGATTTTCATAGAACCGCCGCAGGAAATAGCTGCCCTCCCTGTCCGCAAACTTCTTGAGAAAATGTAACCGCAGCGAATTTTTTTTGTCCGCCTTGTTACCCGTAAGCCTTAAACCCATACGAGCGATATAGTAACGGGAGAGGTCGCGCATAAGTCTAATAAATGGCAGATTTATTGAGTGGGTCAAGGCCTGCTGTATGGTCAGATTTTTAGCATCATCCTCGTGCTTGAAGTTCTCGAACGTATGCAGGCCCCCACCGGTAAAGAAGGTTTCATAGGGGCTTGCTGAGTAACGACGCTGTAAGGCAAGCGTTAGGAGTGATGATAGAGTGAGCTTTGGGTTCTTGATAAACTGCACAAGCACGAAGATTGAGATAGGATCAAGATCTCGTCGCGAGATCTGCTTCAAATCAGAGGGGCTCATTTTAGAATAGCGATCAAATAGCTCGCCGATGATCTCAAGGTAGGTGGTAATGGTACGAAGTTTCGCAGTTGAACCAAGGTCTAGGCGGGTGCCCTCGTTGATACTAAATGGATTATCGAAGTTATCCGTTTGGACCCTTAACAGGTTAGCATTTCCCACCCTTTCATAGAGCGTTACGCTATAAATCACCTTAGAGGGGTCGCCTTTGTCTAGGTTCCTGGCTCCGCTAAGACCGAACTTTTTAACACTCTCTGCGTCCTTAATCTGAATTAGTACGTTTGATACCCCCTCGTTAGCCTCATTATCCATGGTGCTCTTCACGATTACATCGGCTTGGTCCAGGTCATAGAGCTGTGGGTAGTTCATCAGCTCAAGCAGGCGGGTTCGAATAGCATTAGCTGCTTTACGTTGCACAAACGAGACCGGTTTTGCCTTTGGTGCGGCGCGCTGTAAGGTTAGCGGGATAGAGATACAGGCGTCCCGCAGCTTTTTTGAAATAATATTATTGTTAGCTAAAATATCGAGGTGGGTATTGGTCAGAGTATTAAGATCTTTAAGGCCGTTGATTAGGTAAAAGCTCGGACGTCGGTGCGCAAT
Proteins encoded:
- a CDS encoding transglycosylase domain-containing protein; translation: MLKRSIKYSLLASPFLIALLIALVYELRSSYWQSIYLTRVAAETTYKVASGANPTPWFPKFGPYDERLGYTRIPRIIDNLIRNGFVITSQTRPSQRFMNLARDGIYPPYREKTRAGITILDKNDTTIYSAYRPERTYESFDVIPDLVTRSLLHIENREILNPSYPTKNPAIEWDRLGLAVLEKLKQIIYPDLNAPGGSTIATQLEKYRHSNHGRTSGVLDKFNQMFSASLRAYMYGRDTLKRRRMIVLQYINSIPLAALRGYGEVSGLGDGLWAWYGLDFESTNQRLKKLSQLGPNEDPTPYAESYKQMLSLFIAHRRPSFYLINGLKDLNTLTNTHLDILANNNIISKKLRDACISIPLTLQRAAPKAKPVSFVQRKAANAIRTRLLELMNYPQLYDLDQADVIVKSTMDNEANEGVSNVLIQIKDAESVKKFGLSGARNLDKGDPSKVIYSVTLYERVGNANLLRVQTDNFDNPFSINEGTRLDLGSTAKLRTITTYLEIIGELFDRYSKMSPSDLKQISRRDLDPISIFVLVQFIKNPKLTLSSLLTLALQRRYSASPYETFFTGGGLHTFENFKHEDDAKNLTIQQALTHSINLPFIRLMRDLSRYYIARMGLRLTGNKADKKNSLRLHFLKKFADREGSYFLRRFYENHRGKPSKELLNGLIKGTRTSARHAAVMFRYVRPEASVDTMAAFLKEVLASTNISLELIDKWYREFKPGKFNLNDQGFLARIHPLELWLVKYLQDTPEATLESALAASSNERQQVYEWLFKTPRVKAQDSRIRTLQEVESFLEIHKQWHKMGYPFNSMVPSLASAIGSSGDRPVALAELVGIILNDGMRYPLVRLDELKLASETPYETNLRRVDNKTAGERVLKPEIAQALRGAMRSVVESGTARRVFHSFARSDGQFYTIGGKTGTGDHRYETFGAGGQLLSSRVVNRTATFAFYIGESFFGVVSAHVPGVEAAKFDFTSALAAELLKTVSGSLIPLIEASRTGLTTTFAEVKKEDLEVEGPPAAPNAPSSPKAGPGNILAPPT